Proteins encoded in a region of the Augochlora pura isolate Apur16 chromosome 4, APUR_v2.2.1, whole genome shotgun sequence genome:
- the Meng gene encoding serine/threonine-protein kinase meng-po, translated as MKLHEKKESAIHRVQEVPLEDVDLSKEYDVEKTLGEGSFAKVLLATHRPTRTRIVLKAVHQELTTEKDFYREFHYSYHLSPHPNILCSYAVAFKAEKCFVFAQEYAPHGDLAGNVRAGGLSEEACKRIAGQLASALEFIHSKQLAHRDIKLENILVFAPDMSKIKLCDFGCTRREGTLVNKIRCTWLPFQPPEIYEMVKNERYACKRSADCWQFGIVLFVCLTGNPPWQSADLIQDQEYSAFQRWLKRRTTKIPPTFRRFTPRLLRYFRRAFEHKPEKRPHVAEINKYLKDSWCVNKISHSATSTSVDASETIARKADSLLYLDTILDDQKNVDENKNKLRKLLNSYGLETTIDQKVVTKRIWEWVMQCDSNVGEPPLIGSLGSEAM; from the coding sequence ATGAAACTGCACGAGAAGAAAGAGTCCGCGATCCACCGAGTGCAGGAGGTCCCCCTGGAGGACGTGGACCTGTCGAAGGAATACGACGTGGAGAAGACCCTCGGCGAGGGTAGCTTCGCGAAGGTGCTGCTCGCGACGCACCGGCCGACGCGCACCCGGATCGTCCTGAAAGCCGTCCACCAGGAGCTCACCACGGAGAAGGACTTCTACCGGGAGTTCCACTATTCGTACCACCTGAGCCCGCACCCAAACATTCTCTGTTCGTACGCGGTCGCGTTCAAGGCCGAGAAGTGTTTCGTGTTCGCGCAGGAGTACGCTCCGCACGGGGACCTGGCGGGCAACGTGCGAGCCGGCGGCCTCAGCGAGGAAGCCTGCAAGAGGATCGCCGGCCAGCTCGCGTCCGCGCTCGAGTTCATCCACTCGAAGCAGCTGGCCCACAGGGACATCAAGCTGGAGAACATTCTGGTGTTCGCGCCGGACATGTCCAAGATCAAGCTGTGCGACTTCGGGTGCACGAGGCGGGAGGGGACTCTGGTGAACAAGATCCGGTGCACCTGGCTGCCGTTCCAGCCGCCGGAGATTTACGAGATGGTGAAGAACGAGAGGTACGCCTGCAAGAGGAGCGCCGACTGTTGGCAGTTCGGGATCGTGCTGTTCGTTTGCCTGACCGGCAACCCGCCCTGGCAGAGCGCCGATCTTATCCAGGATCAAGAGTACTCGGCGTTCCAGAGGTGGCTGAAGCGGCGCACCACGAAAATCCCGCCCACGTTCCGCAGATTCACGCCGAGGCTGCTCAGGTACTTCAGGCGAGCGTTCGAGCACAAGCCTGAGAAGAGGCCGCACGTCGCGGAGATCAACAAGTACCTGAAGGACTCGTGGTGCGTGAACAAGATCAGCCACAGCGCGACGTCGACCTCGGTCGACGCCAGCGAGACGATCGCCCGCAAGGCTGACAGCCTGCTCTACCTCGACACGATCCTCGACGACCAGAAGAACGTCGACGAGAACAAGAACAAGCTCAGGAAGCTGCTGAACAGCTACGGCCTCGAGACCACCATCGACCAAAAGGTGGTCACCAAGAGGATCTGGGAATGGGTGATGCAGTGCGATTCGAACGTGGGAGAGCCGCCCCTGATCGGCAGCCTTGGCTCGGAGGCCATGTGA
- the LOC144468479 gene encoding uncharacterized protein LOC144468479, producing MSQKKILLRSALSCDVDDGPLDMDQIMDIAQNADPWDEIEDFVRCNFMQGILNEFNELITLDPQRKPPEYVKKPTAKKTRQKKEESSTEKTQSNSKTTGGKSKGKAEKSMKQKATKEKSIKEKSTKGKSTKEKSMQDKSTKDKSVKDKSTTEKSTAEKSTIEKSTKEKSTKDKSTKDKSTKEKSTKEKSTKEKSTKEQKCDKDLEKVEDASSCTEEAKKSAKDQKSQGNSLEAKVNSTVKRSGDRASIGSKMADPMHVTMEMEETKLMEPSQDTNVFSFDADTSPIEESTRIDYSTNYDREPVETSSNWILNGDHHIPFDATILSDLQEEQNGGRKSLNNSKREYMRKAERSAEKIVEEQILNNSEKFVEEMKKQKQCLRKSRCSKKENAEEIAETNSYISEKFDGKEKDKSLDCSKSKCSRKEANTEKHILNNRKSLEKSKCSKTENTENIVEKVASNNGENFDGKLKEKRKSSGCSKHDCSRGESNAEKQILDDRKELIEEKERKRRSLGKSKCSLKDNTENIMVENVSLLCSRRECSRKETNAEKQILDNREGLDEKTKEKRESLGKSGCVTEEKNVERTAERMTLQDCKKFDDEKKIGLLDRSKCAKEEMMSPAKRTVKKQISDDRKVFDEEKKARAKSLGSSNCMKKEKHAEAKDEKKTKKKRKPKARDQQVDASAAIKGEKLGRFERLLLRKQKRRKERKIRRHEREANQAIEEFGKQVVKIVKKMGYNIDDEMESNEDSDTSNDCSCCSSDYDSCSCSDSSCSCCSDYSCSCSDSCSCSSDSFYSGSCSDSSDSDSASDFYSCSYSSDSSCDK from the exons ATGAGCCAGAAGAAGATTCTGCTGAGATCCGCGCTCTCTTGCGACGTTGATGACGGTCCACTGGACATGGACCAGATCATGGACATCGCTCAGAACGCGGATCCGTGGGACGAGATCGAAGACTTTGTCCGGTGCAATTTCATGCAAGGTATTCTGAACGAGTTTAACGAGTTGATCACGCTCGACCCGCAGCGGAAGCCTCCAG AATACGTGAAGAAACCAACTGCAAAGAAAACTCGCCAGAAAAAGGAGGAGAGTTCCACGGAAAAGACGCAAAGTAATTCGAAAACCACTGGCGGAAAGTCGAAGGGTAAAGCAGAGAAGTCGATGAAACAAAAAGCGACGAAGGAGAAGTCCATAAAAGAAAAGTCTACGAAAGGAAAATCTACGAAAGAGAAGTCTATGCAAGATAAGTCTACGAAAGATAAGTCTGTGAAAGATAAGTCTACGACAGAAAAGTCTACGGCAGAAAAGTCTACGATAGAAAAGTCTACCAAAGAGAAGTCTACCAAAGATAAGTCTACCAAAGATAAGTCTACCAAAGAAAAGTCTACCAAAGAAAAGTCTACCAAAGAAAAGTCTACGAAAGAGCAGAAATGTGACAAAGATCTGGAAAAGGTGGAGGATGCGAGTAGCTGCACGGAGGAAGCAAAGAAATCGGCCAAGGATCAGAAGAGCCAAGGGAATTCCCTGGAAGCCAAGGTGAACTCGACCGTGAAAAGGTCGGGAGACAGGGCTTCGATCGGATCGAAGATGGCGGACCCGATGCACGTGACGATGGAGATGGAAGAAACGAAACTAATGGAGCCGTCCCAGGACACGAATGTTTTTTCGTTCGATGCCGATACATCACCTATCGAAGAATCCACGCGAATCGATTATTCCACTAACTACGACAGAGAACCTGTCGAGACATCGAGCAATTGGATATTAAACGGAGATCATCACATACCGTTCGATGCAACAATCTTGAGCGATCTTCAGGAAGAGCAAAATGGTGGGAGAAAATCTTTGAACAACTCGAAACGCGAATATATGAGAAAAGCGGAACGTTCGGCGGAGAAAATCGTGgaggaacaaattttaaacaattctgaaaaatttgttgaagaaatgaaaaaacagAAGCAATGTTTGAGGAAATCGAGATGCTCGAAGAAAGAGAACGCAGAAGAGATCGCGGAGACAAATTCGTATATTTCTGAGAAGTTTGATGGAAAAGAGAAGGATAAATCTTTGGATTGCTCGAAAAGCAAATGTTCGCGAAAAGAGGCGAATACAGAAAAACATATTTTGAACAATCGCAAGTCtttggaaaaatcgaaatgCTCAAAAACTGAAAATACAGAGAACATCGTGGAGAAAGTAGCTTCGAACAACGGTGAGAATTTTgatggaaaattgaaagagaaaaggaagtCGTCGGGTTGCTCGAAACACGACTGTTCTCGGGGAGAATCGAACGCGGAGAAACAGATTTTGGACGATCGTAAAGAACttatcgaagaaaaagaaagaaagcggCGGTCTTTGGGGAAATCGAAATGTTCGCTGAAagataatacagaaaatattatggTGGAGAATGTTTCTTTGCTTTGCTCGAGGCGCGAATGTtcgcgaaaagaaacgaacgcgGAGAAACAAATATTGGATAATCGTGAGGGACTCGAcgaaaaaacgaaagaaaagagagagtcTCTGGGGAAATCGGGATGCGTGACAGAGGAGAAAAACGTCGAAAGAACTGCGGAGAGAATGACTTTGCAAGATTGTAAGAAATTTGATGACGAGAAGAAGATAGGACTCCTGGATCGATCGAAATGCGCGAAAGAGGAGATGATGAGCCCTGCGAAGAGGACCGtgaagaaacaaatttcgGACGATCGTAAGGTGTtcgacgaggaaaaaaaagcAAGAGCGAAGTCTTTGGGTAGCTCTAACTGTATGAAAAAGGAGAAGCACGCCGAGGCGAAGGACgagaagaaaacaaaaaagaagaggaagccGAAAGCGAGAGACCAGCAGGTTGATGCATCTGCGGCGATCAAAG GCGAGAAACTAGGAAGATTTGAAAGACTGTTGCTGAGGAAGCAGAAGAGACGCAAAGAGAGGAAAATACGCAGGCACGAGAGGGAGGCGAACCAAGCTATAGAGGAATTCGGCAAACAAGTAGTGAAGATCGTGAAGAAGATGGGCTATAATATAG acgATGAGATGGAATCGAACGAGGACAGCGATACTTCCAACGATTGTTCCTGCTGCTCTTCCGACTACGACTCGTGTTCCTGTTCGGACAGCTCGTGTTCCTGCTGTTCGGATTATTCTTGTTCTTGTTCCGATTCCTGTTCCTGCTCTTCAGACTCTTTCTATTCCGGTTCCTGTTCGGACAGCTCAGATTCTGATTCTGCTTCCGATTTCTATTCCTGCTCGTATTCCAGCGACTCTTCCTGCGACAAGTAG